A region of Esox lucius isolate fEsoLuc1 chromosome 3, fEsoLuc1.pri, whole genome shotgun sequence DNA encodes the following proteins:
- the nebl gene encoding nebulette isoform X2, protein MQRIFSQRLRVSPARLRHYPKQSFTIVADTPENLRLRQQSELQSQVKYKKDFEASKGRGFKFVLDTPELQRLRRAQDQISNVKYHKDFEVTGSPGVTQGVYEPYPVRGQLRRNGQTEHQGVHQYIVEDRGPGVIVAPVLPGACYTSGHVGANCYMHQTNMHSLRPLQGGPRSGVASVYRALYDYASQDTDEVSFRDGDIIQNVQPIDGGWVYGTVRRTGRSGMLPGNYIEGLR, encoded by the exons ATGCAGCGGATCTTTTCCCAACGCTTACGCGTATCACCTGCGCGTCTCAG GCACTATCCAAAGCAGTCATTCACCATTGTCGCAGACACTCCGGAGAACCTTCGTCTGAGACAGCAAAGCGAGCTTCAGAGCCAG GTGAAGTACAAGAAAGACTTTGAGGCGAGTAAAGGACGAGGCTTCAAATTTGTGCTGGACACTCCTGAGCTGCAGCGTCTACGACGAGCCCAGGATCAGATCAGTAAC GTAAAATACCACAAGGACTTCGAGGTCACTGGGTCACCAGGGGTCACACAGGGTGTTTACGAGCCATACCCCGTGCGTGGCCAGCTGCGTCGAAACGGACAAACAGAACACCAGGGTGTGCACCAGTACATTGTAGAAGATCGGGGACCGGGTGTCATTGTGG CTCCTGTGCTGCCAGGCGCCTGTTACACCAGCGGACACGTTGGGGCGAATTGCTACATGCACCAGACCAACATGCATTCCCTACGGCCTCTCCAGGGCGGTCCTCGGTCCGGCGTTGCG AGCGTGTACAGGGCCCTCTACGACTACGCGAGCCAGGACACGGATGAGGTGTCATTCCGGGACGGTGACATCATCCAAAACGTCCAGCCCATCGACGGGGGCTGGGTGTACGGCACGGTGCGGAGGACCGGGCGGTCCGGGATGCTTCCCGGCAATTACATCGAGGGTCTTCGCTAG
- the nebl gene encoding nebulette isoform X1, protein MNPHCARCGKIVYATEKVNCLDKFWHKGCFHCEVCRMTLNMNNYKGYEKKPYCNSHYPKQSFTIVADTPENLRLRQQSELQSQVKYKKDFEASKGRGFKFVLDTPELQRLRRAQDQISNVKYHKDFEVTGSPGVTQGVYEPYPVRGQLRRNGQTEHQGVHQYIVEDRGPGVIVAPVLPGACYTSGHVGANCYMHQTNMHSLRPLQGGPRSGVASVYRALYDYASQDTDEVSFRDGDIIQNVQPIDGGWVYGTVRRTGRSGMLPGNYIEGLR, encoded by the exons ATGAATCCACATTGTGCGCGATGTGGGAAAATTGTCTACGCCACAGAGAAAGTCAACTGCCTGGATAAG TTTTGGCACAAAGGGTGCTTCCACTGTGAAGTCTGCAGGATGACTCTCAACATGAACAACTACAAAGGCTACGAGAAGAAGCCATACTGTAACTC GCACTATCCAAAGCAGTCATTCACCATTGTCGCAGACACTCCGGAGAACCTTCGTCTGAGACAGCAAAGCGAGCTTCAGAGCCAG GTGAAGTACAAGAAAGACTTTGAGGCGAGTAAAGGACGAGGCTTCAAATTTGTGCTGGACACTCCTGAGCTGCAGCGTCTACGACGAGCCCAGGATCAGATCAGTAAC GTAAAATACCACAAGGACTTCGAGGTCACTGGGTCACCAGGGGTCACACAGGGTGTTTACGAGCCATACCCCGTGCGTGGCCAGCTGCGTCGAAACGGACAAACAGAACACCAGGGTGTGCACCAGTACATTGTAGAAGATCGGGGACCGGGTGTCATTGTGG CTCCTGTGCTGCCAGGCGCCTGTTACACCAGCGGACACGTTGGGGCGAATTGCTACATGCACCAGACCAACATGCATTCCCTACGGCCTCTCCAGGGCGGTCCTCGGTCCGGCGTTGCG AGCGTGTACAGGGCCCTCTACGACTACGCGAGCCAGGACACGGATGAGGTGTCATTCCGGGACGGTGACATCATCCAAAACGTCCAGCCCATCGACGGGGGCTGGGTGTACGGCACGGTGCGGAGGACCGGGCGGTCCGGGATGCTTCCCGGCAATTACATCGAGGGTCTTCGCTAG
- the dnajc1 gene encoding dnaJ homolog subfamily C member 1 — translation MTAASWNISFILAVSIVIACFRPAYAWDSDLELYDLVEEIQQNFYEFLSVEQDASSADIRKAYRRLSLTLHPDKNKDENAETQFRQLVAIYEVLKDEQRRERYNDVLVNGLPDWRQPVFYYRRVRKMSNGELGFLLFLILTVCHYAVIWSIYLEKQLDELLSKKKKEKKKKMSSKSAEESRPVGLDKIERSVEKPHWQDILPLKLSIWLYLSIKSLPHVIQDAKQYYEDYKVMKVREREEAEALALAEQEATTIKEKRPKVKKPKFEFPVYEPSLMAADSAYLPSYDQGTSIEEIEDQMDDWLEDKKSQKKKAPEWSDEDITLLTRSMAKFPGGTPGRWEKIAHELGRTVSDVTAKVKQVKDSQTNTSGLVKLSELKAQGSGALPGKASKTGAGSLPDSLMTQRDDPRPQPPAPAVGVEPCSGGDEEEGIQSGVRRRGKKAGAGAEDKVKGRRQRDFDPTAAVEDDSEEERGSSAAFVPQPLREKATTVAEDVWTQNQQKLLEQALQQYPRGTTERWDRIAKMVPGKSKEECMIRYKLLAELVLKRKQAKS, via the exons ATGACCGCAGCGTCATGGAATATCTCGTTTATTCTTGCCGTCAGTATTGTTATCGCATGCTTTAGACCCGCTTATGCTTGGGATTCAGACCTTGAGCTTTACGATCTGGTGGAGGAAATTCAACAGAACTTTTACGAATTCCTGTCTGTTGAGCAG GATGCCTCGTCGGCGGACATCAGAAAGGCCTATCGCAGGCTGTCGCTCACACTGCACCCCGACAAGAATAAAGATGAAAACGCAGAGACACAATTCCGACAG TTGGTGGCCATCTATGAAGTACTAAAAGatgaacagaggagagagag GTATAATGACGTCCTGGTCAATGGGTTACCGGACTGGAGGCAGCCAGTGTTTTACTACAGGCGGGTGAGGAAGATGAGCAACGGAGAGCTGGGCTTCCTGctcttcctcatcctcactgTGTGCCACTACGCAGTCATCTGGTCTATCTACCTGGAGAAGCAGCTG GATGAACTTCTGAGcaagaagaaaaaagagaagaagaaaaagatgAGTAGCAAGAGTGCTGAAGAATCACGGCCTGTTGGACTGGATAAAATAGAGAG GTCAGTCGAAAAACCTCATTGGCAGGATATCCTGCCACTCAAGTTGAGCATCTGGCTGTATCTCTCCATCAAGTCCCTCCCCCATGTCATCCAG GATGCCAAACAGTATTATGAAGATTATAAGGTGATGAaagtcagggagagagaggaagccGAAGCCCTGGCACTGGCTGAACAGGAAGCTACAACTATAA AAGAGAAACGACCCAAGGTGAAGAAACCAAAGTTTGAGTTTCCTGTTTATGAGCCTTCGCTAATGGCAGCAGACAGTGCATACTTGCCCAGTTACGATCAGGGGACGTCCATCGAGGAGATTGAAGACCAGATGGATGACTGGTTGGAGGATAAGAAGTCTCAGAAGAAAAAG GCTCCAGAGTGGTCCGATGAGGACATCACTCTCCTGACACGGAGTATGGCCAAGTTCCCTGGGGGAACACCTGGTCGCTGGGAGAAAATTGCCCATGAACTAGGAAGAACGGTGTCTGAT GTTACTGCAAAAGTCAAACAAGTTAAAGACAGTCAAACTAACACATCAG GGCTGGTGAAGCTCTCGGAGCTCAAGGCTCAGGGCAGCGGCGCTCTCCCAGGAAAGGCCTCCAAAACCGGGGCTGGCTCATTACCCGACAGCCTCATGACCCAGAGAGATGACCCACGACCCCAGCCACCAGCTCCAGCAGTGGGGGTGGAGCCCTGCAGCGGGGGTGATGAAGAAGAGGGGATCCAGTCAGGTGTCAGAAGGAGAGGCAAAAAGGCCGGGGCAGGGGCCGAGGACAAGGTCAAGGGACGCAGACAGAGGGACTTTGACCCCACGGCTGCTGTCGAGGACGACAGCGAAGAGGAGCGGGGTTCGTCCGCTGCCTTCGTCCCACAGCCGCTCAGGGAGAAAGCCACTACTGTGGCTGAAGACGTCTGGACCCAGAACCAGCAGAAGCTTCTGGAGCAGGCCCTGCAGCAGTACCCGCGCGGCACCACGGAACGCTGGGACAGGATCGCCAAGATGGTGCCCGGGAAGAGCAAG GAGGAGTGTATGATTCGTTACAAACTTTTAGCTGAGCTGGTGCTGAAAAGGAAGCAGGCCAAGAGCTGA